The sequence tttacaaatcagaaaccAATTTAtagaaatactgaaaacaaacttatagttaccaaaggagaaatgtGGAAGCgaaggataaatcaggagcttggaataaacatatacacagtactatatataatataggaCTTAGTATATATAGCACAGGGTACTCTacccaatattctgtgataacctgcataagaatctaaaaaagaatgaatatatttataacagaatcactttgctgtgcacctgaaactaacaccacactgtaaatcaactatattccaataaaacaaaaatattaaaaaaaaaaaacttcattgctaaaaatgctatcatctgagccttcagtgagcaGTAACCTTCTCAGCAGTGGAGGCAATGAAACATTTCAAGAATTACCAAAAGGTGACAAAGACATGCTACTGAGCaaatactgttggaaaaatggcactgataagACTTGCTTTACTCAGTGTTGCCAaagaccttcaatttgtaaaaaatgcaatgTCTCCGGAGTACAATAAAGTGAAGCGCAAtgaaatgaggtatgcctgtactcAAAAACAGGAGGAAAGCAAGAAAACACTAGGATTCAGAGAGATGTGAAGTTCAAAGATATTTCTCATAATGCCTAGCATGGTAGCATAGTACCTGGCATACAGCAAAGACTCAATAAATACGCAAATAATTAATAAAGACAGAGCCTGATGTTGTTTAGTTGGGAGTTCTCCAAAAGAGAAACATTCTGAGTGAGAAAGTCACACACAGCTGTCCAGGTGATGTACTCCTCTACCCAGAGAGATCCATCCCACCACTCTAAGAATGAGATGTACATGCATGGGGCACTTACCCTCAGAGGCCAAATGAAGACAGAGTTCAAGCAGACATGACTGGCTTTTCTAAACCATGATTCCCTCTCTCATCTATGCACAGGGCACCTACTTAGGAATCCTGTTTCCCGGCCTTGACTCTCTTCCCAGACTTAGTTCCTGCTTGGAGTAGGGCTTAAAACATTGCACAACTGTTCTGCaacctctctctctgccctcctaCTTTCCTTAGACCCAGCTCTTATCACAGCAAGAGACTCCTTATCTCCCAGGATCTTAGCCCTCTCCACCCTCTCCTCTGCCCCATTCCCACCTTACCGGAGTCAGGGTCCAGAGGAGACTTTGGAGTCCACCTTAATCCATCTTCCTCCATGGGGGCCCCAGAGGGCACTGGTGGAGATCCTCTCACCCCATCCTCAGCCATGAGAGCACCTAACAGACCCAGCCGGGGTGGAGGTGGTCCCCGAGGGGAGTCAAAACGACAGCAAGGGGATGGCACCTGTGGTGTCACGGCCCCTTCCCGGGGTGAAAGATGGTTCTTGGGGTGTGGGAGGTTCCGCCGCCGGCCCCGGTGGCGCCCCCAAAgcttccagtggaatgtcagcgAGGTGCTTTTTGAGTAGAGCAGCATCCGGAAGGCTCTCATAGCTCTGCGACGGCGCTGTGAACAGGTTTTCCGATGAGTAGGGCGGGGAGGGCGAGGCCTCTGGGAAGCTCCCAGCTGACCCCATCTGGGGGGCAGCCTCCaagctgccacttcctcctcctcatcttcaTCTTCGtcgtcctcttcttcctcctcctcttcactaGCTGAGGCATCAAAAGATGGCCGAGGGACAGGGAGGCGTCTGGTTGGCACTGTGGTCCCTGACCCAGGGTCTGGCCCAAACCCTCCACCTGATTTGAGTCggggtttggggggtgggggccaaCGAAGACGCTCCCGCCTGGGACTTGAAAAAGCTGGGGCTATGCCGGGTCCAGGAGGCTCAGGCCCCCAAGACCCGGTCCCTTGTATAGTCTCTTTCATCTTCCAATGGCCTGGAAAACAAAAGTTGGAATGTCAGAATCCAAACATCCTACACCCCAGATCCCACCTCTCTTTCTCAGCATGCATCTTTTGCAATTAGACACAAACTATGGAAAAGACAGATTTCAAGCAGACATGACTGGCTTTTCTAAACCAGGACTCCCTTTCCTTAGACCCAGCTCTTAACACCACAAGAgactcctgctctcccaggatcttagccctccccacccccttctctgcCCATTCCTAACTTCAGATCTTCCTTATGGTTAACATGGTCCACAAGCTGCCCTTTATAGTCTGTGCCACCATCTCTCTCCTGCCCAGCTAGAGGCAAGGAAGAATGGCTAAGCAGCAGGCCTCAGGGTTCTTATTTCTCAGATCCCCACATCAAGCCTAGTATTTTCAGGCTCCATTTCTCTACTTGAATatcaccaggggcttcccaggtaggtgacggtaaagaatccgcctacaatgcaggagacctaggttccattcctgagtcaggaaactcctggagaagcaaatacccactccagtattcttttgcctggagaattccatggacggaggagcctggcgggctaccatggggtagcaaagagtcggacacgactgagcactaaCACAAGTCTACTGGCACAAGAGATATCCCAATTGAGAGTTAGTAAGGGAAATGGCTCAGTACGGGAATACTGACATGGTACAGAGATACGTGAGAACACAACTTCCGCCAGGAATCCGTAAACGAGAGTGAGAAGAGAGTTCTCCATCACCGAGGAATGAATGGGGTGTGTGGGCATGCTCGGGTCGTCTCAGGAGGGAATGGGGATACGAGGGCTACGGTTCAGGTCATAAAATCTAATGAGAAGGGAAGGATTTTAGAGGAAACTGAAAGAGAACCGGATGGCGCTTAAGGAGCCGAGTCAAGGCGCGCTGAGACGGAACTCAGCCGAGCCAGGTTGGCCCAGCCCCCTTCCTGCACCGTCCTGGGGACCAGAATGCGTCCCAGCACCGGTGTGGTCCTACAAGCTCGGGAAACTCCGCGTGCAAGGGCCTTATAAAGCCCCTTCGAGGGCCTCCTGGACCCCCGTTAGATGGGAATGGAGTTCAGAAACGGGAGAGGCCGTGGcagagctggggggaggggagggggcgtccTCACCCAGAGCGGGGAAGCCGGGCGGACAGGCCCGAGGGCGGGCGTCTCCGGCCTCAGGCTTCCCGGCTCATCtctccggcggcggcggcggcggccccacCACTTCTGCTGTCTTCAGGCGCAGCCGTCTCAATTCAGGATTCCAACGCTTCTGGGCCGCGCACCGCGCCGCCCCGCCGCGGCCACCTCTTGCTCTGCTTCAGcctccacctccaccacctccccctcctcctcctccttcccctccctcgaGCCCCAGGCCCACCGGCGGCGATGGCGCACACTTAGTGCGTCACACCCGGCGAACAGCGCCGGCGGGGCCACCACGCGCCTAGTCCCGCCTACCCGAGAGCGTAGACGCCACGGGACCGTCCCGCCCACGCGCCCCACGCAGAGATGCGCCTGCGCACACCCGCTGACCCGAGCTGCGCCCGCAGCCCCTCTATTAGTTCTTTTGCGCCTGCGTGTCCCGTGCCGATCTTCCGCCCTCCGCCCCCGCGCGGTGAACCCTGGTGTTCCTCGCTCCCCCGGGCCTGAACTGGGGGCCCTGGCACGTGGGTCCAGTGAAGCGCGTCGGAAGAGGGCTGGGAGGTCCCCGTGCGTGGACGGAGCTGAGGCACAGCAGTGGGGGAAATGGATCCAAGGTCTTAtttatttagtctttatttttaaattttaggcaGGGCTTGCGCAGAAAGGAGAGATCAGAGGAGTGAGACAGGATCAGGACTGGTGCGTACGATTTAGCCAAGGCGACCCGGCCTGCCGGGCCACGATAGTGGACAGAGTGAAGGCAAAACTTGGGACCTGAAGAGTAGTGGTGTGACTGCAAGGGGACCGTCGTCATCGGGCACCCTCTGCAGACCGGCGCCTAACAATTACACCTCTGGAGATAGTAATGGAAACTGGAGCCCAGTAGATGGAGAGCGAAGTGAGGATGGGGCCTTCTTGTTGGGTGAAGAGGCAGAGGGTACCTAAAGAGAGGTGTGGTGTAAAGAACCAGGAGTTTGTCTGAACGGAGGAGGAACTCGTGGACATTTGCCAACCGACAGGATGGTTGTCTCAAACCGCCGCTAGATGGTGGTGCTGTTCTGGAAGCATTCCAGTGGGACCCAGAGCAAGTCTAGACAaagcctggcatttcccacccccacccctaccctacTCCCTCAAGAATTTGGGGCTGGATGGAGAAAAAGAACAAGCTATTATACCTCTTTAATATCCATGAATTCAAAGtcctgggggtgagggtgggaagaAGGGAGAGTCATGAGCTGTCAAACCTGGGGGCAGAGGCAGGCCTCTGTGCCTGACTGTTCCCTGTCCACTGTCAGCTCTTGGCCATCTCCAAAGTGTACCCACCCTGGTCTTCCAAGCTCAGAACTACCTTTTACAACATAGTCACAGTTTCACAAGCCCCAGGAAGGTTCCATGTGGAGAGAGGCTAAGTTTGGCCCTTGCCCGAGGGATTACAACACTCAAGATATCCCCCTGGTGTAAATGGAAGACACCTGAGAAAGGGGAGAAAACAGATGCTCAGTGAAGCACAGGCATGCAGATAATCTGATATTTCCCCTCCTTTATCCAGCTCAACCTTATGTTTGCCTCCTGTAAGGACTAAGGCATTCTGTCCTTCATTCCTCACTCGGCCTCTACACCCCGGCTTCCAAGCCCCTGCCATAGCTCCCCCACTGTTGCCCCAGGTCAGGGATCTGCTCCCCTCACATCCACCCTCCACCGCCCACCCACCTCTCACCTGCACTGTAGCAGCTGTTGTAGGCCCAGTCAGGGTTGGAGGGCATGCTTTGTATGCATCGGAATAGAGTCTCCTGCCTTCCTTGTCCCTCCCGAGATACCATCTGACCCATGGTGAAAGTCTCATCATGAAACAGGACCtgacagggaagggaggggatgctgaAGAAAGTGGGCTGGCGTGGCTCGGGtctgggcagcctcaggagccctGACAAAGGAGCAGAGGAATGAAGAAGGGCCCTCTAAGTGGGGTATGAATAGTGGTTGAGAAACCTCAGTGCTGGGGTACAAGGCTTTGGGAAAACAGACCTCCAGGCCCTCAGGTGAGGCTCAGGGGATATTTGGGGTTACCTGGCTGTACAGCAGATAAACTCCAGCATCCCAGACTCGAACAACGTATCCTTGGGCCTCCAAGCCTCGCCCACGCTGGAGAGCTGGTTGCCACATCACCTCTGTCACATCGGAGTCCTCTGGAGGCAAAGAATGTGGCAGTGAGGATTTCTGTGCACACTCAGACACTTATTCTCTAAGGTTCTCTTTGGCCGATGTGCCAGTCCTACACTTCCTAGatcttgccccccaccccaaagcCATGATTGAAAATAGTGCTCACCCTTGGAGGTGATGTTAATGGGAACGAGGTGCAGAACTGAGCGCTTctctggggagagagggaggagatcTCAGCAGTTGTGCGCTGTCAGCCCTCCGCCCTCGCCCTGGCTCAGGGTTGCAGTCTCCAGATCCCCCTGCTATGGATCACCTCCCACCCCTGCTGCACCCCGGAGGCCTCACTCTTCTGTTTACGGGTGAGCACTGCTCTCCTTCTCCGGGATCTCTCCCCATTCTCCCGGCCTTCTGTGCCATCAGGGCTCTGCTCATGGAAAGAGGGTTAGGGTTAGGCTAAGATGCAAGGGTCCCAGAAAGcctttccccagccccaccccccacctcccacctgccCCAGGAATGCCTCACATCTCTCCTGCACCTTTCCCCAGCAACCTGAGTCTGGGTACTGGCTCTCCTCCAGAATCTGTTAGGTATGAGAAGCATTAATCTTTAACAATTTCCTTTCCTGGAATGGTTGCTCCCTTGACCTCCAAACCCTGGGACCCTCTCTTGCACCCATTCCAAACTTTGCCGACCAAGCAGCTGGAACCGAGAGACCCAGAGACCACCCTGCCACGCATCCTTTTTTTGCCAGACATGCTTCTCCCCTCACTCACCTGCTCCTGGAGATTTAGCCACGGATTCCCTTCCCCCTTCTCGGAGGGCCCTCCGTTCCTCTGCAGCCGGGTCACCTCTCTCCTTAAGGTCTGTAGCTCGGTTTGTTGGGTCAGCAGAACCATGGCACAAGCCACAGCCCCCAGAGCCGCCCCCCAACTCAACCAGAGGGCAACTGAGAGTGCCGGCTCTCGGACGGAGCCCCCCATGTCTCCCTGGGGCCCTTTGGGGCTTAGCAAGGAAGGAGATGAGGCTGGCATGAGCTGGGGACCCTGCCAACAGCTGTGGTCTCAGGAGTGGGATGGCAAGGAGGTGACGGGGAGGGTAGGGGTGCAGGCAGTGGTGCAGAAGGGAAGAAGGGCGTTACGCAAGGGAGGAATAAAAAGGAACTTGAGAATAAAAAGAAGGGAGGCGGGAAGCAAGCTGGGGCACTGCTGGTGCTCTTGGCACCCTGCTGCGGGGCCAGCACTGTCCCAAGACCCCTCACCTCCTCCAGCCTCAGAAGAATTTGGTGTTAGTCTCTCTAGGAAGGACAGGGCTGCCAGTGACACCCAGGAGGAGCGGCCAGAACGCAGGAATCCCGGGGCGGCCCCagaagtgggggagggaaggtTGGCTGGCTCTGGGGCATGGTGCCAGGAGCCGGGATGAAGAGACGTGCTGGGCAGCACCGAGGGTCAAGGGCTGAGAGTGGAAGACCCTCGCGCCCAGGCACAGGTGAGATCTCCGGGGCAGTCTGCTGACGgtgactgaaggtgggagaggaggggaggagagggggtcaGTGGGGAGGAGAACCAGGGTCGGGGAAGCAAGGAACTGGCTGAGTTCCGGGGTTAAGGCCAGGCCGGGTGTGTTGGAAGAAGGCCTGCACTACTCTCTCTGCTGAACTTGGCAAGCGGGACTTCCTGTTTCCCCAGAAACACTTACATAAGGCTCTGGACAAATGAGAAAGAGACAGCCAGAGCGCCCCACCACTGTAGGACTCCTGCCTGGACCCTGGGGTGCAGCTTCCCATGTTCCTGGGCCCTAATGTCCCACTTCCTGACCCTGAGCCCCTACATCGTGCCTgcttccccgccccccacccccgcttccccGCTCCCTGCGCCAAGTCCCAGCCCAGGCTGGTGCCAGCACCTGCTGCAGGTGCCCAGGCTGCCAAGAGGAAGGGCCGctgctcctcccagcccagggattccCCACAGGAGGAAGCCCGCCTCCTAGGTAAATCAGGCAACTTCTGCTGGACCTTGGGcagagaattgattttttttttcttcctggcagTTTGCCTTTTGACTCTTTTCTCCTGCCTGGGACTTCAAGGCACGTAGGTGTCCATGCCCAAGCCTGGATGTCGTCCTGGAATTCCAGGTGAccgtctccccccaccccccacctcccagaccccCTCTTCCAATGGCCCTCAGCTACCCTGAGGATATCCTCTAAGCCCCAATAAAGAGAGCAACCATGACTTATTCTCTTTAATATCCACTTATCAACATTTAgtcacaataataataaaaataatatctgttttaaaaatccacaGGGAATTATCAGGGGAGGAGCCTGTCCTGGTCTCTGACCCCTCACATTCGGGAACTCCTGGCCTAGTCCCAGTCTCTCTGGCATCCGGCCCCTCTTAGTGCCTGAAGAGGGGGTGTGGAGGACCCATCATCACCCAGAGTGCAGTAAACACAGTGTCCTGGGGGGCTGCACCAGGGCTGGGGAGTCAGGAGATAAATGGGGTTGGGAGCTAGTGGGGTGGAgagctggaggtggggagagctGTCAGAGAGGCTGGGAATACTTGTGTGGCGTGGACATCACGTGAGCCCTGGCAACCTGGGGGAGGAGCAGCTcagggtggggcagaggggaCAGGGGTGCTCAGAGAGCGGCCGTGGGGACAAGCCACTGGAGATCGGGGCCCTTCAGTGAACTTGGAAAAGTCCAAAGTAGGTGAGGAAGGGGGCAGCCTTGAGTTGGGTCTGGGGGAGGGTGCGGATCCGCAGGGAGGACCCTCGCCGAAGGCGCAAGAGCCCTGACACCTGGCAGAGACGGAGCTGGGGCCCCGGGGAACTGGCCGCAGTGGCCGAGAATTCCTCCAGGCAGCGCAGGGCCAGCGTGTCATCCACCAGCAAGTCCAGCTTCAGGTAGACAGCCTTCCCCTCATCAAAGTGCacctgggggggcgggggaggggcggagTCCAGACCCTCTGCTTCATCTCAGGTGTCCTCTCAGCCCAAACCCCacgctccccctccccacctttaACTTGCCCCCAACCTCGAAGCCCAACCCTCCTCCTTCAGTTCCGGCTTTACCCGTGGAGTCAGGTGGGGCTTACCTGACAGTACAGGTAGTAGAGCCCAGCCAGGGTGACCATAAATTGCCCTGTCTGGCAGTCATAGCGCAGGGGGTTGGAGCTGTTGATTTTGGCCTCCTCCCAGCCACTCACCGTCCCGTCCACACCTGAATGTGGGTGTTCAGAGACAGGGGGAAATCCCTCTAAAGAACTTTCTCACACAGGCCAGTGAGTCACTGAATTTATAAACCTTTGGGCCCACTTTACCCAGAAGATATCTAGGAGGCCGGGGGCAAGGGAGGAGCCACGGCCTCAGGAGCTGGGAGTGTGATAGGAAGTTAGGTGAAGAAACCCAACATAGAGGACTAGAATGATAGACAGCAAGTTCTCACCAGCTGCTTCTGGAGAGAGGAGTAGGACTCAAGAAGCATGGGGGCTTTTATAGGTTGTGTCTGCACCATTTGCTCTTTTACTTGGAGAAGGTATGGATGCGTTACTTGAATCATATATTACTTgggttattaaaattaaaaatgatcaaaaggaaaaaaataaaaacaaaaaattaaaaataataaaatggtacCCAAATCTCCATCCattaatgaatggataaggaaaattaaatccatacaatgggatattattcagccataaaaagacatGGAGTACTAATGCATGCTACAATGTGGAGGAAACTTGAAaacgttatgctaagtgaaagaagctagtcacAAAGGATCACATGTTCTATGAAtgtccaggtggcacagtggtaaagaatctgcatgcccatgaaggagacacaagagatgggggttcgatccctgggtctggaagatcccctggagttggaaatggcaacccactctagtattcttgcctcgagaatctcatggacagaggagcctggagggctacagtccatggggtcgcaaagagtcagacatgactaagcgactgaacacgcATGCACATgaaatttccaaattaaaaaaaaaaaaaagaaatttccaaataaatacatagagacaaaaagtagattagCGGTTGCTTAGGGCTGGAGGGGATCAGAGAGAAATACAGTGTGGTGGGTGAAGTGTACACggtttctttttgaggtaatGAAAACTCTCAAATTACTGTAGTGATGGTCATACAATTCTGTGACTATACTAAAAGcttaactgtacattttaaaaaggggaattatatagtatgtgaa comes from Muntiacus reevesi chromosome 18, mMunRee1.1, whole genome shotgun sequence and encodes:
- the TNFSF13 gene encoding tumor necrosis factor ligand superfamily member 13; its protein translation is MPASSPSLLSPKGPQGDMGGSVREPALSVALWLSWGAALGAVACAMVLLTQQTELQTLRREVTRLQRNGGPSEKGEGNPWLNLQEQSPDGTEGRENGERSRRRRAVLTRKQKKKRSVLHLVPINITSKEDSDVTEVMWQPALQRGRGLEAQGYVVRVWDAGVYLLYSQVLFHDETFTMGQMVSREGQGRQETLFRCIQSMPSNPDWAYNSCYSAGVFHLHQGDILSVVIPRARAKLSLSPHGTFLGLVKL